A section of the Primulina eburnea isolate SZY01 chromosome 1, ASM2296580v1, whole genome shotgun sequence genome encodes:
- the LOC140836299 gene encoding transcription initiation factor TFIID subunit 15b-like encodes MSDMYGQEGGGSAAPAMGGGYGGYGGSEGGGYGGYGGNSGGGGYGGNRGDGRGGGGYSGNRGGGGGGYQGDRGGRGGGGGGRAGGRGGGSGREGDWRCPNQSCGNVNFARRTECNKCGAPSPNGGDDRGGKGGGGGYSRGGSGGGYEDNRGGRGGRGNSFDGGSGRGGNDYDGGSGRGGSYGGNQGRDVGGYGQGAALAPPPSYGSAGGSYAPPPNTYGGNPSYAPDAVPPPASYSGGPGSYPPSYGASVGYGGDSFGDKRGGGRSGPSSGYGGGHRNPDGGYAGVAVDAPEKAKPCDENCGDSCDNARIYISNMPPDVTTEELRELFGSIGQVARIKQKRGYKDQWPWSIKLYTDEQGNNKGDGVLSYEDPCAAHSAGGFFNMHDMRGYKIKVSMAEKSTPKAPTYGSGGGGRGNYGGGRRDNYRDGGSGPDRNHHGGNRSRPY; translated from the exons ATGTCTGACATGTATGGACAGGAAGGTGGTGGATCTGCGGCACCGGCCATGGGTGGAGGTTACGGGGGTTATGGTGGTTCTGAAGGTGGAGGATATGGTGGTTATGGAGGAAATAGTGGAGGTGGAGGCTACGGCGGCAACAGAGGCGATGGACGAGGTGGCGGTGGGTACAGCGGTAATAGAG gtggtggtggtgggggATATCAAGGTGATCGGGGGGGTCGCGGTGGAGGGGGAGGCGGTAGAGCAGGTGGCCGTGGTGGGGGAAGCGGCAGGGAAGGTGATTGGCGATGCCCTAATCAAAG CTGTGGAAATGTGAACTTTGCTCGAAGAACCGAGTGCAACAAATGTGGTGCACCTTCTCCTAATGGTGGCGATGATCGTGGGGGTAAAGGTGGCGGTGGTGGTTATTCTAGAGGTGGAAGCGGCGGGGGTTATGAGGACAATCGAGGTGGAAGAGGTGGCAGAGGTAACAGTTTTGACGGTGGCAGTGGCCGCGGTGGTAATGACTATGATGGTGGAAGTGGTAGAGGTGGATCTTATGGTGGTAACCAAGGGAGGGATGTTGGAGGTTATGGACAGGGTGCTGCTCTTGCTCCTCCCCCATCTTATGGAAGTGCTGGTGGAAGTTATGCTCCACCTCCAAATACATATGGTGGGAACCCTAGTTATGCTCCCGATGCTGTTCCTCCCCCTGCTAGCTATTCTGGGGGTCCTGGTTCATATCCTCCATCATATGGTGCTTCAGTTGGTTATGGTGGTGACTCATTTGGTGATAAGCGTGGTGGTGGACGAAGTGGTCCGTCAAGTGGATATGGTGGGGGTCATCGAAACCCAGATGGAGGTTATGCTGGGGTAGCGGTGGATGCTCCTGAGAAGGCCAAACCATGTGATGAAAATTGTGGGGATTCCTGTGATAATGCCagaatttatatatcaaatatgCCTCCTGATGTCACAACTGAAGAGCTTAGAGAACTTTTTGGAAGTATCGGCCAA GTTGCAAGAATTAAGCAAAAGCGAGGCTACAAGGACCAATGGCCCTGGAGCATAAAATTATATACTGATGAACAAGGAAACAACAAAGGCGATGGTGTTTTGTCTTATGAAGATCCATGTGCAGCACATTCTGCTGGTGGTTTTTTCAACA TGCATGACATGAGAGGTTACAAAATTAAAGTTTCAATGGCAGAAAAATCTACTCCAAAGGCTCCTACTTATGGTTCTGG
- the LOC140813462 gene encoding protein DOUBLE-STRAND BREAK FORMATION-like, translated as MADAAHVNQQITFFSSQIHKRSFDEETVHILEFILASKGVESLIGVRSALKQFMRSESLSIVREIAEEPVERKLICADFLIRVFALIGDAESCLALRYEALVMREQKTATHPGLQVSSEEWQTLAEHLIEKGFYSVANKVCDKALICLKVYHVADSKAEEFLKDVHAIKKIKGLKDAAVLSMSSQSVQAMAAEYLKQKTVEESTQHTITSIETQFSGSSRFRSGIRKT; from the exons ATGGCAGACGCTGCTCATGTGAATCAGCAAATCACCTTCTTCAGCTCGCAAATTCATAAGCGCAG TTTTGACGAAGAAACTGTTCATATTCTGGAATTTATTTTAGCCTCTAAGGGCGTTGAATCTCTTATTGGAGTCAGATCTGCCTTGAAGCAGTTTATGAGATCCGAATCTCTATCCATTGTTCGAGAAATCGCGGAGGAGCCTGTTGAGCGGAAGCTTATTTGCGCTGATTTCTTAATTCGTGTTTTTGCTCTTATAGGTGACGCTGAG AGTTGCTTGGCATTGAGATATGAAGCTCTGGTTATGCGAGAACAGAAGACTGCGACTCACCCCGGGCTTCAAGTTTCTTCCGAAGAATGGCAGACCTTGGCTGAACATTTGATTGAAAAGGGCTTCTATTCTGTTGCAAACAAG GTGTGTGACAAAGCTCTGATTTGCCTCAAGGTGTATCATGTAGCAGATTCTAAAGCAGAAGAATTCTTGAAGGACGTGCATGCCATTAAGAAAATCAAGGGACTAAAGGATGCAGCTGTACTATCAATGTCTTCACAATCTG TCCAGGCGATGGCAGCAGAGTACCTAAAACAGAAAACAGTTGAGGAGAGCACACAACACACTATAACCTCTATTGAGACGCAATTCTCAGGAAGCTCAAGGTTTAGAAGTGGGATCAGGAAAACGTAA
- the LOC140809147 gene encoding LOB domain-containing protein 12-like: MRSKMGGGPCASCKLLRRRCSKDCIFAPYFPPDDPQKFAMVHKVFGASNVSKILQEVPVHQRADAVSSLVYEANARMRDPVYGCVGAISYLQSEVSKLQMQLAVAEAEILMCIDQMQHRQQPAAPQPQSDYDKPPLFASSDEDVNLCDFQNCHSFATTTINYHVMQDPLKRESV; this comes from the exons ATGAGATCTAAAATGGGAGGAGGACCCTGTGCTTCCTGCAAACTGCTACGACGCCGGTGCTCGAAGGACTGCATCTTTGCTCCTTACTTCCCCCCCGATGATCCTCAAAAGTTTGCTATGGTTCACAAGGTCTTTGGTGCAAGCAATGTCAGCAAGATCTTGCAg GAGGTGCCGGTTCACCAGCGAGCAGATGCAGTGAGCAGCTTAGTATACGAAGCGAATGCAAGGATGAGGGATCCAGTATACGGATGCGTAGGGGCAATATCATATTTGCAAAGTGAAGTATCGAAGCTGCAGATGCAGTTAGCTGTGGCTGAAGCCGAGATTCTGATGTGCATTGATCAGATGCAACATCGACAACAACCCGCGGCACCGCAGCCTCAATCAGATTATGACAAACCTCCTCTCTTTGCTTCTTCCGACGAGGACGTTAACCTTTGCGACTTCCAAAACTGCCATAGCTTTGCTACTACTACGATTAATTATCATGTCATGCAAGATCCCCTCAAGAGAGAGTCCGTTTAG
- the LOC140836321 gene encoding uncharacterized protein — protein sequence MATDASPKFQKPDLIQMTQPQEYRSEIVAEAHDGLHFSQFMIAGSVAGMVEHMAMFPVDTVKTQMQALGSCPIRSVSVKLALQSILRSDGLKGLYRGIGAMGLGAGPAHAVYFSVYELCKKNFSGGNPNNSAAHALSGVCATVASDAVFTPMDMVKQRLQLSNSPYHGVSDCVRRVLREEGFRAFYASYRTTVLMNAPFTAVHFTTYEAAKRGLMEVSPESVNDERLAVHATAGAAAGALSAAVTTPFDVVKTQLQCQGVCGCDRFVSGSIRDVVRTIVEKDGYRGLMRGWMPRMLFHAPAAAICWSTYEAAKSFFQELNVTNQRGNVT from the exons ATGGCAACCGACGCCTCCCCGAAGTTTCAGAAGCCCGATCTGATTCAGATGACGCAGCCACAGGAATACCGTTCGGAGATTGTCGCGGAGGCGCACGACGGGCTTCACTTTTCGCAGTTCATGATAGCGGGATCAGTGGCGGGAATGGTTGAGCACATGGCGATGTTCCCGGTTGACACGGTTAAAACCCAGATGCAAGCCCTCGGATCCTGCCCAATTCGATCTGTTAGTGTTAAGCTGGCCCTTCAATCTATTCTGAGATCGGATGGTCTTAAAGGCCTCTACCGCGGCATTGGCGCCATGGGGCTTGGTGCTGGCCCCGCGCATGCCGTTTATTTCTCTGTTTATGAACTCTGTAAAAAGAATTTTTCTGGAGGGAATCCTAATAATTCGGCGGCACATGCCCTGTCGGGTGTTTGTGCCACTGTTGCTAGCGATGCAGTGTTTACGCCCATGGATATGGTGAAGCAGAGGCTGCAATTGAGTAATAGCCCTTATCACGGGGTGTCGGATTGCGTGAGGAGGGTGCTGAGGGAGGAGGGTTTTAGGGCGTTCTATGCATCTTACAGAACTACTGTGCTAATGAATGCTCCTTTCACGGCTGTGCATTTTACTACCTATGAGGCGGCAAAAAGAGGTTTAATGGAGGTTTCACCGGAGAGTGTGAACGATGAGCGGTTGGCTGTTCATGCTACAGCTGGAGCAGCGGCAGGGGCATTGTCAGCAGCCGTTACCACACCTTTTGATGTCGTGAAGACTCAGCTACAATGCCAG GGTGTCTGTGGATGTGATAGATTTGTTAGTGGTTCAATCCGTGATGTTGTTCGGACGATAGTAGAGAAAGATGGATACCGTGGTCTTATGAGAGGATGGATGCCTAGAATGCTCTTCCATGCTCCAGCTGCTGCGATATGCTGGTCCACTTATGAAGCTGCAAAATCTTTTTTCCAAGAATTAAACGTAACCAACCAAAGGGGCAACGTGACCTGA